The proteins below come from a single Triticum aestivum cultivar Chinese Spring chromosome 5D, IWGSC CS RefSeq v2.1, whole genome shotgun sequence genomic window:
- the LOC123124006 gene encoding heavy metal-associated isoprenylated plant protein 9, whose protein sequence is MGEQVATKEEANKEESPAPAAAPEAAPAPAPAEEKKDEAAADQDPKKEEPPAADPPSPPPPVPVILGVEVHCTGCAKRIRRSLLRCKGVEAVHVDMSANQVTIKGAVDPQALCDRLRAKTKRDATLISPLPPPPPAEGEEPPPPPPPAPPLVSEARTVELLVNMHCEACAQQLQTKMMRMKGVVSAQTDLAAGRLTLSATVEDEKIVEYIHRRTGKIASVVPPPPPEPPKEEEPPAPAADAEPPKDEAPADGKKEEAGDNKAAEDGKGAAEAGEEKKEGAGEEDQKPGKQEGVAVDGFPPEEMMKRMVYWPYGGAPGGGIHYKLHPADAEEAMMARRMAMHAMPPPMPPPPHHHHHNPYAMMHQQWAPPPPPPPPGMPMYNSYNYGSSYMMERPPQMFSDENPNACVIS, encoded by the exons ATGGGCGAGCAAGTAGCCACCAAG GAGGAGGCCAACAAGGAAGAATCACCTGCACCCGCCGCCGCACCTGAAGCTgcaccggcaccggcaccggcagaggagaagaaggacgAGGCAGCAGCCGACCAAGACCCAAAGAAGGAGGAACCACCAGCAGCCGACCCACCGTCCCCTCCGCCGCCGGTGCCGGTGATCCTGGGCGTCGAGGTGCACTGCACGGGCTGCGCCAAGCGGATCAGGCGCTCCCTCCTCCGCTGCAAGGGCGTCGAGGCCGTCCACGTCGACATGTCCGCCAACCAGGTCACCATCAAGGGCGCCGTCGACCCGCAGGCCCTCTGCGACCGCCTCCGCGCCAAGACCAAGCGCGACGCCACCCTCATCTCCCCTCTGCCACCTCCTCCGCCCGCCGAGGGCGAGGAGcctccgccgccccctcctccggcACCGCCGCTCGTCAGCGAGGCCCGCACAGTGGAGCTGCTCGTCAACATGCACTGCGAGGCCTGCGCGCAGCAGCTGCAGAccaagatgatgaggatgaagggGGTGGTCAGCGCTCAGACGGACCTCGCCGCCGGGAGGCTCACGCTCAGTGCCACCGTGGAGGACGAGAAGATTGTGGAGTACATCCACCGACGGACTGGGAAGATCGCCTCcgtcgtgccgccgccgcctccggagccGCCCAAGGAGGAGGAACCACCAgctcctgctgctgatgctgaGCCACCAAAGGATGAAGCACCAGCCGACGgcaagaaagaagaggccggcGACAACAAGGCGGCTGAAGACGGCAAAGGAGCTGCAGAGGCcggggaggagaagaaggaaggtgcCGGCGAGGAGGACCAGAAGCCGGGGAAGCAAGAAGGTGTGGCGGTGGACGGCTTCCCGCCGGAGGAGATGATGAAGCGGATGGTCTACTGGCCCTACGGCGGCGCACCCGGCGGCGGCATCCACTACAAGCTGCATCCGGCCGACGCCGAGGAGGCCATGATGGCCAGGAGGATGGCCATGCACGCCATGCCGCCAcctatgccgccgccgccgcaccaccaccaccacaaccccTACGCCATGATGCACCAGCAGTgggcgcctccaccgccgccgccacctccggggATGCCGATGTACAACAGCTACAACTACGGCAGCAGCTACATGATGGAGCGGCCGCCGCAGATGTTCAGCGACGAGAACCCCAACGCCTGCGTCATCTCCTAG